In the Arachis stenosperma cultivar V10309 chromosome 8, arast.V10309.gnm1.PFL2, whole genome shotgun sequence genome, atataaaatttttataaatataaatataaattattactgattaaatatattgataaaaaataataatatttattatcgATATAACGTTGTTGAATATCCCAAAAACATCACACTAACAACGAAATATAGTCCCAATTTTCAAACTCCATCGTCGCCTATACTAACTGGCTACCGTGTAATAATAAAATGAACGCCACCTCTGAAAACAACATAAATATCAACAACGCTAAGActaaaaaaattcatttgtgttatgaaatttttttaatttaaattaataaaaaaatatataaataattatatttttaatatacaaatttttaaatttatataaattaaattattttttgtgattaataaaaatttaactttaaatttttaaattataaaaattttaatattatattacaatattaattttttaaacttaaaataataaaataaaatacataataattatatttttaacaatttataaaaaatatatattaaaagttaATCTAAAAACATAAATAACATTACTATTTACCTAATTGTCCATATGTGATAATAAATACCATAGCTTTCATGTTCCAATTACCACTATATCACATGTCATTACCGAAGATTCAAGAATGAAATTTGAAAAGTTTAATCTATATAGAATGCAGCAGAGAGCCAGAGATATTGAAATCTCACGTGAACATATATGGCACCCCAcacaataaattttaaatttcaaataaagcctctgaacaaattaaatattaaataaatatgttGATTCATGCATGTCCCCAACCCCACTCAACAAAGGCATCGATCAATTCAACTATATATACCCAACACTCTCATTTCATTCACTCACAACAGAGAacaagttaattaattaatttggatTAGCATTAGAACCATGGAGAGGAAACCATCATCActtgggttcttcttcttccttctcatTGTTATCTTTGCTGCTCGTAAGATCTATCACTTTCTCTCTTCAAACAATTTAATATCTTCTTATTATCTTGTATATCATGGAGTCtaccaccattattgttattattttggTAGTTACTATGATAAAaagtcttttcaaaattaaaataatattttttatttttaaaaatatttttaaataatacacAAAATTACTTAGCACTATGTTATTATTACAAGTTTGTAGAACTAATACTTGAAAAAGAATTTCACATCAGCATCTATATGTctcaaaaaaaaatcttataacATAATAGTTAGAGAAATTTTTGGGAGTGATGAGCaagttttagtattttttactGTTATTTAACCAatacaaatattaaataatttttaaaaaatgtagatataaattatattaatttatatgcataaattttgataaatataaatataaattatatgttttttatatgtaaaatttttataaatataaatataaattattactaATAACTAAATActgattaaaaataataatatttattgattatATATCATTGTTCGTGGctcaaatataataattattgtgTTGTAGAAATGGTGGTGCATACAGAGGGAAGGGTGTGCCAGTCAAAGAGCCACATGTTCAAGGGTGGATGCTGGGGTGACCACAACTGTGCTCTAGTTTGCCGGAACGAGGGCTTTTCCGGTGGCCG is a window encoding:
- the LOC130946508 gene encoding defensin-like protein 1, with translation MERKPSSLGFFFFLLIVIFAAQMVVHTEGRVCQSKSHMFKGGCWGDHNCALVCRNEGFSGGRCRGFRRRCFCTKLC